One Glycine max cultivar Williams 82 chromosome 4, Glycine_max_v4.0, whole genome shotgun sequence DNA segment encodes these proteins:
- the LOC100820189 gene encoding 8-amino-7-oxononanoate synthase isoform X2, with amino-acid sequence METPSACWDKWVGEALATLHSLKVLRSVRPICLRNSQPLQFGVDDGAFQVFDEMQQWDRSSVEVEIAETTFSRWMHDTPSSGDEIVCSAAVGGDEAGASYEKFKKLILFSGNDYLGLSSHPTIGKAAAKAAQEHGMGPRGSALICGYTNYHRLLESSLADLKKKEDCLLCPTGFAANMALMTAIGSIGTLLAGNRIPSEDEKIAVFSDALNHASIIDGIRLAERQKSVKVYVYRHCDVSHLNMLLSNCRMRKKVVVTDSLFSMDGDYAPMVELADLRKKHGFLLVIDDAHGTFVCGKNGGGVAEEFNCEKDVDICIGTLSKAAGCHGGFIACSKKWKLLIQSRGRSFIFSTAAPVPVAAAAHAAVKVAKHETWRREAIWNRVKDFHLLTGIPVTSPIISLIVGTEDKALQASRLSGTGIYCNLAST; translated from the exons ATGGAGACGCCAAGTGCATGCTGGGACAAGTGGGTCGGAGAGGCACTCGCGACCCTTCACTCTCTCAAAGTCCTTCGATCTGTCAGACCCATTTGCCTCCGCAATAGCCAGCCTCTCCAATTCGGGGTGGACGATGGTGCGTTCCAAGTGTTCGATGAAATGCAGCAATGGGACCGGTCTTCTGTCGAAGTGGAAATTGCTGAAACCACGTTTAGTAGATGGATGCACGACACCCCAAGTTCTG GTGATGAGATTGTTTGTAGTGCAGCTGTTGGTGGTGATGAAGCAGGGGCATCTTATgagaagtttaaaaaattaattttgttttctgggAATGATTATCTTGGTCTGAGTTCCCATCCAACTATTGGAAAGGCTGCTGCAAAG GCTGCCCAAGAACATGGTATGGGACCAAGAGGTTCTGCTCTTATTTGTGGATATACCAATTATCATAGGCTATTGGAGTCGAGCCTGGcagatttgaaaaagaaagag GATTGCCTTCTTTGTCCCACAGGGTTTGCTGCTAATATGGCCTTGATGACAGCAATAGGAAGTATCGGTACTCTCTTAGCTGGGAATAGAATACCTTCAGAGGATGAAAAGATTGCTGTCTTTTCTGATGCATTAAATCATGCATCAATAATTGATGGCATTCGTCTTGCTGAGCGGCAAAAAAGTGTAAAGGTGTATGTGTATAGACATTGTGACGTGTCCCACCTCAATATGCTATT ATCTAATTGCAGAATGAGGAAGAAAGTTGTGGTGACTGACAG CTTGTTTAGCATGGATGGAGACTATGCACCTATGGTTGAGTTAGCGGACCTTCGCAAGAAGCATGGCTTTTTGTTAGTCATTGATGAt GCTCATGGAACATTTGTTTGTGGCAAAAATGGTGGTGGTGTAGCCGAGGAGTTCAACTGTGAGAAGGATGTGGACATATGCATTGGTACACTAAGTAAAGCTGCTGGTTGTCATGGAGGATTTATAGCATGCAG CAAAAAGTGGAAACTATTAATACAGTCAAGAGGTCGTTCGTTTATATTTTCAACTGCTGCACCTGTTCCAGTTGCTGCTGCTGCTCATG CTGCGGTTAAAGTGGCAAAACATGAGACATGGCGTAGAGAGGCTATTTGGAACCGGGTGAAAGACTTTCATTTGCTTACTGGAATCCCTGTTACAAGTCCCATTATTTCCCTAATAGTAGGCACTGAAGACAAAGCACTTCAAGCAAGCCG CCTTTCTGGAACAGGCATTTATTGCAATCTGGCTTCCACGTGA
- the LOC100820189 gene encoding 8-amino-7-oxononanoate synthase isoform X1 gives METPSACWDKWVGEALATLHSLKVLRSVRPICLRNSQPLQFGVDDGAFQVFDEMQQWDRSSVEVEIAETTFSRWMHDTPSSGDEIVCSAAVGGDEAGASYEKFKKLILFSGNDYLGLSSHPTIGKAAAKAAQEHGMGPRGSALICGYTNYHRLLESSLADLKKKEDCLLCPTGFAANMALMTAIGSIGTLLAGNRIPSEDEKIAVFSDALNHASIIDGIRLAERQKSVKVYVYRHCDVSHLNMLLSNCRMRKKVVVTDSLFSMDGDYAPMVELADLRKKHGFLLVIDDAHGTFVCGKNGGGVAEEFNCEKDVDICIGTLSKAAGCHGGFIACSKKWKLLIQSRGRSFIFSTAAPVPVAAAAHAAVKVAKHETWRREAIWNRVKDFHLLTGIPVTSPIISLIVGTEDKALQASRHLLQSGFHVTAIRPPTVPPNSCRLRVALSAVHTREDLENLAAALSRCINFQDTRIYDSNAYARL, from the exons ATGGAGACGCCAAGTGCATGCTGGGACAAGTGGGTCGGAGAGGCACTCGCGACCCTTCACTCTCTCAAAGTCCTTCGATCTGTCAGACCCATTTGCCTCCGCAATAGCCAGCCTCTCCAATTCGGGGTGGACGATGGTGCGTTCCAAGTGTTCGATGAAATGCAGCAATGGGACCGGTCTTCTGTCGAAGTGGAAATTGCTGAAACCACGTTTAGTAGATGGATGCACGACACCCCAAGTTCTG GTGATGAGATTGTTTGTAGTGCAGCTGTTGGTGGTGATGAAGCAGGGGCATCTTATgagaagtttaaaaaattaattttgttttctgggAATGATTATCTTGGTCTGAGTTCCCATCCAACTATTGGAAAGGCTGCTGCAAAG GCTGCCCAAGAACATGGTATGGGACCAAGAGGTTCTGCTCTTATTTGTGGATATACCAATTATCATAGGCTATTGGAGTCGAGCCTGGcagatttgaaaaagaaagag GATTGCCTTCTTTGTCCCACAGGGTTTGCTGCTAATATGGCCTTGATGACAGCAATAGGAAGTATCGGTACTCTCTTAGCTGGGAATAGAATACCTTCAGAGGATGAAAAGATTGCTGTCTTTTCTGATGCATTAAATCATGCATCAATAATTGATGGCATTCGTCTTGCTGAGCGGCAAAAAAGTGTAAAGGTGTATGTGTATAGACATTGTGACGTGTCCCACCTCAATATGCTATT ATCTAATTGCAGAATGAGGAAGAAAGTTGTGGTGACTGACAG CTTGTTTAGCATGGATGGAGACTATGCACCTATGGTTGAGTTAGCGGACCTTCGCAAGAAGCATGGCTTTTTGTTAGTCATTGATGAt GCTCATGGAACATTTGTTTGTGGCAAAAATGGTGGTGGTGTAGCCGAGGAGTTCAACTGTGAGAAGGATGTGGACATATGCATTGGTACACTAAGTAAAGCTGCTGGTTGTCATGGAGGATTTATAGCATGCAG CAAAAAGTGGAAACTATTAATACAGTCAAGAGGTCGTTCGTTTATATTTTCAACTGCTGCACCTGTTCCAGTTGCTGCTGCTGCTCATG CTGCGGTTAAAGTGGCAAAACATGAGACATGGCGTAGAGAGGCTATTTGGAACCGGGTGAAAGACTTTCATTTGCTTACTGGAATCCCTGTTACAAGTCCCATTATTTCCCTAATAGTAGGCACTGAAGACAAAGCACTTCAAGCAAGCCG GCATTTATTGCAATCTGGCTTCCACGTGACAGCGATCAGACCACCTACTGTGCCTCCTAACTCATGCAG GCTGCGAGTGGCCCTAAGTGCAGTCCATACTAGGGAAGATCTGGAAAACCTTGCAGCTGCACTCTCACGTTGCATCAATTTCCAAGATACCCGCATATATGACTCCAATGCCTATGCAAGACTGTAG